The following proteins are encoded in a genomic region of Paenibacillus sp. FSL H3-0469:
- a CDS encoding heptaprenyl diphosphate synthase component 1 produces the protein MKPYRIPQLAKPYTDYDMIQRHTELPPFSDGRGHLLYIFLGRGRGADFQQGELFTLVTGLVQLGLDTHESIDRNHEEPGGDMMRTRQLKVLAGDYFSSWFYHLLAKHGQIEMVGTLSTAIADFNVMKANLYGKMSGTLVPAEQYLKHTVQLNMRLFLSFTPMIEASLRDIWQKLLAEFSQCETAAQELRRGAAPASALTGYAYWKVMESATEEERQQLKGQTLDPKDWQKLKLRCKCDTLLTDKLHSSLASIQSLLQSIRDEELAGQLRSALDRLLLQMKISGQAAVEG, from the coding sequence ATGAAACCGTACCGCATACCGCAACTGGCTAAACCCTACACCGACTACGATATGATTCAGCGGCATACGGAACTGCCGCCGTTCTCAGACGGGCGGGGTCATTTGTTATATATTTTTCTCGGCAGAGGCCGGGGGGCAGACTTCCAGCAGGGAGAGCTGTTCACCCTGGTGACCGGACTCGTCCAGCTTGGACTGGATACCCATGAGAGCATTGACCGGAATCATGAAGAGCCCGGCGGTGATATGATGCGCACCCGCCAGCTGAAGGTACTGGCCGGTGATTATTTCAGCAGCTGGTTCTACCATCTGCTTGCGAAGCACGGTCAGATTGAAATGGTGGGCACGCTCAGCACGGCTATCGCTGATTTCAATGTGATGAAGGCCAATCTTTACGGCAAGATGAGCGGAACGCTTGTCCCGGCTGAACAATACTTGAAGCACACGGTACAGCTCAATATGAGGCTGTTTCTTTCTTTTACACCAATGATTGAAGCGTCCCTGAGAGACATCTGGCAGAAGCTGCTCGCCGAATTCAGCCAGTGTGAGACGGCAGCCCAGGAATTGCGCCGGGGGGCAGCTCCGGCAAGTGCGCTTACGGGCTATGCTTACTGGAAGGTGATGGAGTCGGCGACCGAAGAGGAGCGTCAGCAGCTTAAGGGGCAGACTCTGGACCCCAAGGACTGGCAGAAGCTGAAGCTGAGGTGCAAATGTGATACACTGCTGACGGACAAGCTGCATAGTTCGCTTGCGTCCATTCAGTCGTTATTGCAGAGCATCAGGGACGAGGAACTGGCGGGTCAGCTTAGATCAGCACTGGACCGCCTGCTTCTGCAAATGAAAATTTCCGGACAAGCTGCCGTGGAGGGTTAG
- the mtrB gene encoding trp RNA-binding attenuation protein MtrB, with translation MTEKKNEVNPAPSGSDYIVVKAKENGVQVIGLTRGLDTRFHHTEKLDKGEVLIAQFTDHTSAMKIRGKAEIWSKHGQLESES, from the coding sequence ATGACTGAGAAGAAGAATGAAGTGAATCCTGCACCGTCCGGCAGCGACTATATCGTAGTCAAGGCTAAGGAGAACGGTGTTCAGGTCATCGGGCTGACCAGAGGGCTGGACACACGGTTTCACCATACGGAGAAGCTGGACAAAGGCGAGGTGCTCATTGCCCAATTCACCGATCACACCTCAGCAATGAAAATCCGCGGCAAGGCTGAAATCTGGAGCAAACACGGACAATTAGAGAGTGAAAGCTGA
- a CDS encoding HU family DNA-binding protein — protein MNKSDLINVVTEATELPKKDATKAVDAVFEAITGALQSGDKVQLVGFGNFEVRERSARKGRNPQTGEEIEIPSSKVPAFKPGKALKDGIK, from the coding sequence ATGAATAAATCAGATTTGATCAACGTAGTTACAGAAGCAACTGAACTTCCCAAAAAAGACGCTACGAAAGCGGTAGATGCCGTTTTTGAAGCAATCACAGGTGCACTGCAAAGCGGCGATAAGGTTCAGCTGGTTGGCTTCGGAAACTTTGAAGTGCGTGAACGTTCCGCACGTAAAGGCCGCAACCCGCAGACTGGTGAAGAAATCGAAATTCCTTCAAGCAAAGTACCGGCGTTCAAACCCGGTAAAGCGCTGAAAGACGGAATCAAATAA
- the spoIVA gene encoding stage IV sporulation protein A, whose amino-acid sequence MEKVDIFKDIAERTGGDIYLGVVGAVRTGKSTFIKRFMETIVLPNITSEADRVRAVDELPQSAAGKTIMTTEPKFVPNNAVQIKVAEGLEVNVRLVDCVGYAVEGAKGYEDENGPRMISTPWFEEPIPFQEAAEIGTRKVIQEHSTLGVVVTTDGTIAEIPRSSYVDSEERVIAELKEVGKPFVLVINSTRPRSEEVQQLRSELALKYDIPVMTLSAANMTEDDVTGVLREVLYEFPVHEVNVNLPSWVMVLGENHWLRSSYENSVRDTVKDIRRLRDVDRLVSQFTEYDFIDRAGLSGMNMGQGVAEIDLYAPEELYDQVLMEVVGVEIRGKDHLLQLMQDFSHAKREYDRFSEALEMVKTTGYGIAAPSLAEMALDEPELIRQGSRFGVRLKATAPSIHMIRVDVESEFSPIIGTEKQSEELVRYLMQDFENDPIKIWESDIFGRSLHSIVREGIQGKIAMMPDNARYKLQETLGRIINEGSGGLIAIIL is encoded by the coding sequence TTGGAAAAAGTGGATATTTTCAAGGACATTGCCGAGCGTACCGGCGGAGACATTTATCTTGGCGTCGTCGGCGCGGTTCGCACGGGGAAATCGACATTCATTAAGCGCTTCATGGAAACGATTGTTCTGCCGAACATCACCAGTGAAGCAGACCGCGTAAGAGCGGTCGACGAGCTGCCGCAAAGTGCGGCAGGCAAAACTATTATGACTACCGAGCCTAAATTCGTACCCAACAATGCGGTGCAGATTAAGGTGGCCGAAGGCCTGGAGGTTAACGTCCGGCTGGTCGATTGTGTAGGCTATGCAGTGGAAGGCGCAAAAGGGTATGAGGATGAGAATGGTCCGCGCATGATCTCGACGCCTTGGTTCGAGGAACCGATTCCTTTCCAGGAAGCGGCTGAAATCGGGACACGCAAGGTCATTCAGGAACACTCGACTCTAGGTGTGGTAGTCACTACGGATGGTACGATTGCCGAGATTCCGCGGAGCTCGTATGTCGATTCCGAAGAGCGCGTGATCGCAGAGCTGAAGGAGGTCGGCAAGCCGTTCGTGCTGGTCATCAACTCCACCCGGCCGCGCAGTGAGGAAGTCCAGCAGCTCCGCAGTGAGCTTGCCCTCAAATATGATATTCCGGTGATGACGCTTAGCGCTGCGAATATGACCGAGGACGATGTAACCGGCGTGCTGCGTGAAGTGCTGTATGAATTCCCGGTACATGAAGTTAATGTTAATCTGCCGAGCTGGGTGATGGTGCTGGGCGAGAATCACTGGCTGCGCAGCAGCTATGAGAATTCTGTCCGCGATACCGTGAAGGATATCCGCCGTCTGCGTGATGTGGACCGCCTGGTCTCCCAGTTCACCGAATATGATTTCATCGACCGGGCAGGCCTCAGCGGCATGAACATGGGCCAAGGGGTAGCCGAGATCGACCTCTATGCTCCCGAAGAGCTGTATGATCAGGTGCTGATGGAGGTAGTCGGGGTCGAGATTCGCGGCAAGGATCACCTGCTCCAGCTGATGCAGGACTTCTCACACGCCAAGCGTGAATATGACCGCTTCTCGGAAGCGCTGGAAATGGTTAAGACCACGGGGTATGGCATCGCTGCACCTTCGCTGGCCGAAATGGCGCTGGATGAACCTGAGCTGATCCGTCAAGGCTCCCGCTTCGGAGTCCGGCTGAAGGCTACGGCACCGTCGATCCATATGATCCGGGTGGATGTCGAGTCAGAGTTCTCGCCGATCATCGGTACAGAGAAACAGAGTGAAGAGCTGGTCCGTTACCTGATGCAGGACTTTGAGAATGACCCGATCAAAATCTGGGAATCCGACATCTTCGGCCGGTCCCTGCATTCCATAGTCCGCGAGGGCATTCAGGGCAAGATCGCGATGATGCCGGACAATGCCCGCTACAAGCTGCAGGAAACGCTGGGCCGGATTATCAACGAGGGCTCGGGCGGCCTGATTGCCATCATCCTCTAA
- a CDS encoding DUF3939 domain-containing protein → MDSMHLVKLRQRRNRSAILLPLLVLLLLSLSGCMYPREQQQPGSSYRESVKRVQAAVDDYQEQKGLLPILTSDQATPRYEKFVIDLNKLQKEGYLDEIPAAAFEKGGSAHFLVLDEETDPQVKLMDLVTVQKVNDIQRKVNLYKSAHGGKLPAGEELYPGLVSIDAKRAGTGTIKLSSVYSGQPLEFLMDSSGTVYVDYGADISSAIDKNGSAPAAERDLRLELTQASYYVPVKSLPYLWVDGRPVPQAPQE, encoded by the coding sequence ATGGACTCGATGCATCTGGTGAAGCTCCGGCAGAGGCGGAACAGGTCTGCTATTCTGCTGCCTTTGCTTGTTCTGCTGCTCTTGTCTCTAAGCGGCTGCATGTATCCCCGGGAGCAGCAGCAGCCCGGCAGCAGTTACCGCGAGAGCGTGAAGCGGGTGCAGGCGGCGGTCGATGATTATCAGGAGCAGAAGGGGCTGCTGCCGATCTTGACCAGCGATCAGGCCACGCCCAGATACGAGAAATTCGTAATTGACCTGAATAAGCTGCAGAAGGAAGGATACCTGGATGAGATTCCGGCGGCAGCGTTTGAGAAGGGCGGCAGCGCCCATTTTCTGGTGCTGGATGAGGAGACGGACCCTCAGGTCAAGCTGATGGACCTGGTGACCGTGCAGAAGGTCAACGATATTCAGCGTAAGGTGAACCTCTATAAGTCTGCGCACGGCGGGAAGCTTCCGGCAGGAGAGGAGCTGTATCCGGGCCTTGTGTCCATTGATGCCAAGCGGGCGGGAACCGGGACGATCAAGCTAAGCAGCGTATATTCGGGGCAGCCGCTAGAATTCCTGATGGATAGCAGCGGGACGGTCTATGTGGATTACGGCGCGGATATCTCCTCGGCCATCGATAAGAACGGAAGTGCGCCTGCGGCAGAGCGTGACCTGAGGCTGGAGCTTACACAGGCTTCTTATTATGTTCCCGTCAAGTCACTCCCTTATCTGTGGGTTGACGGCCGTCCGGTCCCGCAGGCTCCGCAGGAATAG
- a CDS encoding 2Fe-2S iron-sulfur cluster-binding protein yields the protein MNAKSQITVTFLPEQRTASVKHGTSLLEAVRKAGIVLATRCGGKAGCMMCKVSVERAEAGALRPPAEAEKRKLGSLLDEGVRLACQAAIWGDVRVYIPEDPLKAAVRRRLEAARRGETEELW from the coding sequence ATGAATGCGAAATCACAAATAACGGTCACTTTCCTTCCGGAACAACGCACAGCTTCTGTCAAGCACGGTACATCGCTGCTGGAGGCTGTGCGCAAAGCCGGAATTGTCCTGGCTACCCGCTGCGGGGGGAAGGCGGGGTGCATGATGTGCAAAGTATCCGTGGAGCGTGCGGAAGCCGGGGCACTCAGACCTCCTGCGGAGGCGGAGAAGCGCAAGCTTGGCAGCCTGCTGGATGAAGGCGTCCGCCTGGCCTGTCAGGCCGCCATATGGGGCGATGTCAGGGTGTATATTCCCGAGGACCCGCTGAAGGCGGCTGTACGCCGCAGGCTGGAAGCGGCGCGCCGTGGCGAAACGGAGGAATTATGGTGA
- a CDS encoding DUF2768 family protein gives MDPMTKMWLSLIAVLIMGLSVFLITFARSKTKGLLRAVLSVIAFVILLIGVLGGAASIM, from the coding sequence ATGGACCCGATGACAAAAATGTGGCTGTCTCTGATTGCGGTACTGATTATGGGCTTATCCGTTTTTTTGATTACTTTTGCACGCAGCAAGACGAAGGGACTGCTTAGAGCTGTTTTATCGGTCATTGCTTTTGTCATCCTGCTGATCGGAGTTTTGGGCGGGGCCGCTTCAATTATGTAA
- a CDS encoding stage VI sporulation protein F — protein MSRDFSKDALNAINKKTGKNISEGAIKKLAGTVKPGTTQNEAQLRQLIKQVSAMAKVPVSEATVQEIVNAVKKGGAGSGTMESLMKMMLKK, from the coding sequence GTGAGCAGAGATTTTTCCAAGGATGCTTTGAACGCCATCAACAAGAAGACGGGCAAAAACATTTCGGAAGGTGCCATCAAAAAGCTGGCCGGTACGGTTAAGCCGGGCACCACACAGAATGAAGCCCAGCTCCGCCAGTTAATTAAACAGGTATCCGCTATGGCTAAAGTGCCGGTCAGCGAGGCTACCGTACAGGAGATCGTCAATGCTGTTAAAAAAGGCGGCGCCGGTTCCGGTACGATGGAGTCTTTAATGAAAATGATGCTGAAAAAATAG
- a CDS encoding NAD(P)H-dependent glycerol-3-phosphate dehydrogenase: MSDKVTVLVAGSWGTALATVLAANHSEVYLWTRKPEQAAEINETHTNHHFLPGIKLPGNIIATKDMETAVSGSKAVVIVAPSSGMRQVAHSLKPFWKDDMLCIHATKGFETETMKRMSTVISEELGCGEGDIVVLSGPSHAEEVVRLCPTTVVVASPDEGRAKAAQGLFINNDFRVYTNRDQLGVELAGALKNIIALGAGLSDGLGFGDNAKAALLTRGLAEISRVGVEMGANPLTFSGLAGLGDLVVTATSQHSRNWRAGSMLGQGQPLNDVLDSMGMVVEGIRTTEVAYAISLKLGVQMPITDQIYHVLFKGRTPRNAVEALMGRDRKTEMEAISQETWEQWHS; this comes from the coding sequence TTGTCTGATAAAGTAACCGTGCTGGTCGCGGGCAGTTGGGGAACTGCGCTGGCTACTGTGCTGGCGGCTAACCACTCGGAGGTTTATCTGTGGACGCGAAAGCCTGAGCAGGCTGCCGAGATTAACGAGACACATACGAATCATCATTTCCTGCCGGGAATCAAGCTCCCCGGGAATATTATTGCCACCAAGGACATGGAGACTGCTGTCTCCGGTTCAAAGGCGGTAGTCATTGTCGCGCCTTCTTCCGGAATGCGTCAGGTGGCGCATAGCCTTAAGCCGTTCTGGAAGGACGATATGCTCTGCATTCACGCCACGAAGGGCTTCGAGACCGAGACCATGAAGCGGATGTCCACAGTGATCTCGGAAGAGCTGGGCTGCGGCGAAGGTGACATTGTTGTGCTCTCCGGGCCGAGCCATGCGGAAGAAGTGGTGCGGCTCTGTCCGACCACGGTTGTAGTGGCTTCGCCGGATGAGGGCCGTGCCAAGGCGGCACAGGGGCTGTTCATTAACAATGACTTCCGTGTGTATACCAACAGGGATCAGCTGGGAGTAGAGCTGGCTGGTGCACTGAAGAATATTATCGCGCTGGGTGCAGGGCTGTCCGACGGGCTGGGCTTCGGGGACAACGCGAAGGCGGCGCTGCTTACCCGCGGCCTGGCTGAGATCTCCCGGGTCGGTGTGGAGATGGGAGCGAATCCCTTAACCTTCTCCGGCCTTGCCGGACTCGGTGACCTGGTCGTAACAGCAACGAGCCAGCACAGCCGGAACTGGCGTGCGGGCTCTATGCTGGGCCAGGGCCAGCCGCTGAATGATGTGCTGGACTCGATGGGGATGGTTGTCGAAGGCATCCGGACGACGGAGGTGGCTTATGCAATCTCGCTGAAGCTGGGCGTACAGATGCCGATTACCGATCAGATTTATCATGTGCTGTTCAAGGGCAGAACACCGCGTAATGCCGTGGAAGCTCTGATGGGCCGTGACCGCAAGACGGAGATGGAGGCTATTTCCCAGGAGACCTGGGAGCAGTGGCATTCCTGA
- the plsY gene encoding glycerol-3-phosphate 1-O-acyltransferase PlsY, which produces MAFELLVIVISYLLGSVSFSVLLARLLKGIDIRQYGSGNAGATNTLRVMGKGPAILVLFLDVLKGIAAVWLGTWAGGWGSWVAVVCGLAAIIGHNWPVYFHFRGGKGIATTIGVMATLVFWPALIAGVIAILAIVLTRYVSLGSLIFVALTPVCLLFTERTTPELWGSLIIVVFAFWRHRSNIVKISQGRENKIGSKAKEGNRVV; this is translated from the coding sequence GTGGCGTTTGAACTTCTGGTAATCGTTATAAGCTATCTGCTTGGCTCCGTCAGCTTCAGTGTATTGCTCGCCCGGCTGCTTAAGGGCATTGATATCCGCCAATATGGAAGCGGCAATGCGGGAGCGACCAATACGCTGCGTGTGATGGGGAAGGGACCGGCCATACTGGTGCTGTTTCTGGACGTACTGAAGGGAATTGCCGCAGTTTGGCTTGGCACATGGGCCGGCGGATGGGGAAGCTGGGTCGCAGTGGTCTGCGGTCTCGCTGCCATCATCGGACATAACTGGCCGGTCTATTTTCACTTTCGCGGAGGAAAAGGGATTGCAACAACGATTGGCGTGATGGCTACGCTGGTATTCTGGCCTGCGCTGATTGCCGGTGTGATTGCTATTCTCGCTATTGTACTTACACGATACGTCTCACTGGGCTCGCTGATTTTTGTGGCTCTTACACCGGTGTGTCTGCTGTTCACCGAGCGTACAACCCCGGAGCTATGGGGAAGTCTGATCATCGTGGTGTTCGCCTTCTGGCGTCACCGCAGCAATATCGTGAAGATCTCGCAGGGCCGTGAGAACAAAATAGGCTCCAAAGCCAAGGAGGGGAATCGCGTTGTCTGA
- the der gene encoding ribosome biogenesis GTPase Der translates to MARPVVAIVGRPNVGKSTIFNRLIGDRLAIVEDKPGITRDRIYGVSDWNGKSFSVIDTGGIEIDGEDAILKSIRVQAELAIEEADVIVFMCEAKSGLTSSDEEVAQILFRSGKPIVLAINKVDNMKRTEDIYEFYTLGIGDPIGISGSHGTGIGDLLDAVVERLPDKVDEEYDEDVIRVALIGRPNVGKSSLVNAILGEERVIVSDVAGTTRDAIDTPFERDGQRYVLIDTAGMRKRGKVYENTEKYSVMRAMKAIERADVVLVVINGEEGIIDQDKHIAGYAHDAGKASVFVVNKWDAIEKDDKTMQNFERTIRDHFLFMSYAPVVFLSALTKQRLQKLLPVVQHVAQQHALRITTHLVNDVVSDAVAINPPPTDKGRRLRINYVTQVAVKPPTIVVFVNDPSLMHFSYERYLENKIRAAFNFEGTPIRLFTRRKSENEG, encoded by the coding sequence ATGGCAAGACCCGTAGTGGCCATTGTCGGCAGGCCTAACGTCGGAAAGTCGACGATCTTTAACCGGCTGATTGGCGATAGACTGGCCATCGTAGAAGATAAACCGGGGATTACACGTGACCGGATATATGGAGTCTCCGACTGGAACGGCAAATCCTTCAGTGTCATTGATACTGGCGGGATTGAGATTGACGGAGAAGACGCTATTCTGAAATCCATCCGCGTTCAGGCGGAGCTGGCGATTGAGGAAGCAGATGTGATCGTCTTCATGTGCGAGGCGAAGAGCGGACTCACGAGTTCGGATGAGGAAGTGGCGCAGATTCTGTTCCGTTCCGGCAAGCCGATCGTTCTGGCTATCAATAAAGTCGATAACATGAAGCGCACCGAAGATATTTATGAATTTTACACCCTTGGAATTGGTGATCCGATCGGCATTTCAGGAAGCCATGGAACCGGCATCGGCGATCTGCTGGATGCGGTTGTCGAACGCCTGCCCGATAAGGTAGATGAGGAATATGATGAAGATGTCATCCGTGTGGCCTTGATCGGACGTCCGAATGTGGGTAAATCTTCACTGGTTAATGCGATTCTGGGTGAAGAACGCGTTATTGTCAGTGATGTTGCAGGGACTACACGCGATGCGATTGATACGCCGTTCGAACGGGATGGCCAGCGTTATGTGCTGATCGATACAGCGGGCATGCGCAAACGCGGCAAGGTCTATGAGAACACGGAGAAATACAGTGTCATGAGAGCGATGAAGGCGATTGAGCGCGCTGATGTTGTACTCGTTGTAATCAACGGTGAAGAAGGCATCATCGACCAGGACAAGCACATTGCCGGGTATGCCCATGATGCAGGTAAGGCTTCCGTCTTTGTCGTTAACAAATGGGATGCCATTGAGAAAGACGACAAGACGATGCAGAATTTCGAACGCACCATCCGCGATCACTTCCTGTTCATGAGCTATGCTCCGGTGGTATTCCTGTCTGCGCTTACCAAACAGCGTCTGCAGAAGCTGCTGCCTGTCGTACAGCATGTGGCCCAACAGCACGCCCTGCGGATTACTACCCATCTGGTGAATGATGTGGTGTCGGATGCCGTGGCGATCAATCCTCCGCCTACGGACAAAGGCCGCCGTCTGCGCATTAACTATGTAACTCAGGTTGCTGTAAAGCCGCCCACCATCGTGGTATTCGTCAATGATCCTTCGCTGATGCACTTCTCCTATGAGCGTTATCTGGAGAACAAGATCCGCGCAGCATTCAATTTCGAGGGTACACCGATCCGCCTCTTTACACGGCGCAAATCCGAGAACGAAGGTTAG
- the rpsA gene encoding 30S ribosomal protein S1, whose protein sequence is MSEEIKNQEAADNVENNETVEGTEAVESAVTESAEVVASNEEEVTSQEGLEIISLKKGDTVKGTIVKIEDNQAYVSIGYKYDGVIPIRELSSVQLDNAAAAVEVGQEVECKVVSINDNKESLVLSKRAIDSEKSWEDLEKYFASQESFEVTVADVVKGGLVADVGARGFIPASMVERHFVEDFSDYKGRTLRVKVKELDRENSKVILSAKEVLEEEFEANKQKIMAELSEGQIIEGTVQRLTQFGAFVDVGGVDGLVHVSEIAWNHVEKPSDVVSEGDKVRVKVLKVDPEKGKISLSIKAAAPGPWDSAAGQINIGDVVTGEVKRLVNFGAFVELLPGVEGLVHISQISHKHIGTPHEVLKEGQEVQVKVLDFNPSEKRVSLSIKETEEAPAPSARPERSNSRDRAPKEVLNNPNVSLSNEGLSFTLAERFGDKLDKFKGNN, encoded by the coding sequence ATGTCTGAAGAAATCAAGAATCAAGAAGCTGCGGATAACGTTGAGAATAACGAGACCGTAGAAGGGACAGAAGCTGTAGAATCCGCTGTAACGGAATCTGCAGAAGTTGTTGCCAGCAATGAAGAAGAAGTGACAAGCCAGGAAGGTCTGGAAATCATTTCTCTGAAAAAAGGCGATACCGTGAAAGGAACAATCGTCAAAATCGAAGATAACCAAGCTTATGTAAGCATTGGATATAAATACGACGGCGTTATTCCTATTCGCGAATTGTCTTCCGTTCAGCTGGACAATGCTGCAGCAGCGGTAGAAGTTGGCCAGGAAGTGGAATGCAAGGTTGTCAGCATCAACGACAACAAGGAGAGCCTGGTGCTGTCCAAGCGTGCCATCGACAGTGAGAAATCATGGGAAGATCTGGAGAAGTATTTCGCTTCCCAGGAATCCTTCGAAGTTACTGTAGCTGATGTTGTCAAAGGCGGCCTTGTGGCTGACGTTGGCGCACGCGGCTTCATCCCGGCTTCCATGGTTGAGCGTCACTTCGTTGAAGATTTCAGCGACTACAAGGGCCGCACACTGCGTGTCAAAGTGAAAGAACTTGACCGTGAGAACAGCAAGGTAATTCTCTCCGCCAAAGAAGTTCTGGAGGAAGAATTCGAAGCGAACAAGCAGAAGATTATGGCTGAGCTGTCCGAAGGCCAAATCATCGAAGGTACGGTTCAACGCCTGACTCAATTCGGCGCATTCGTCGATGTTGGCGGCGTAGACGGACTGGTTCACGTATCCGAGATCGCTTGGAACCATGTAGAGAAGCCATCCGATGTAGTATCCGAAGGCGACAAGGTTCGTGTTAAAGTACTTAAGGTTGATCCTGAAAAGGGCAAAATCAGCCTCAGCATCAAAGCAGCTGCTCCGGGTCCTTGGGATTCCGCAGCTGGTCAGATCAACATCGGCGATGTAGTTACAGGCGAAGTTAAACGCCTTGTAAACTTCGGCGCATTCGTTGAACTGCTGCCAGGCGTTGAAGGCCTTGTGCATATCTCCCAGATCTCTCACAAGCACATTGGTACTCCGCACGAAGTGCTCAAGGAAGGACAGGAAGTACAAGTGAAAGTACTTGACTTCAACCCATCCGAGAAGCGCGTCAGCCTGAGCATCAAGGAAACTGAAGAAGCTCCGGCTCCTTCGGCCAGACCAGAACGCAGCAACAGCAGAGACAGAGCGCCTAAAGAAGTGCTGAACAATCCTAACGTATCGCTCAGCAACGAAGGCCTCAGCTTCACACTGGCTGAACGTTTCGGCGACAAGCTGGACAAATTCAAGGGTAACAACTAA
- a CDS encoding lysophospholipid acyltransferase family protein translates to MIYAICVALLRMIYAILFPLKIVGRENVPKEGGVLLCANHISLLDPMTIGIKLKRQVRYMAKAELFNVPVLGWLIKQLGAFPVKRGGVSKESIKTSLNTLRSGHVMGIFPEGTRNSDSGSAKKGAASFALRSGAAVVPAAIIGSYKPFRRMTVVYGAPIDLSAFEGAGSDSLEAVTDVIMGRIHEMISTGKPSSR, encoded by the coding sequence ATGATTTATGCAATTTGCGTGGCCTTGCTTCGTATGATTTATGCCATACTGTTCCCGCTTAAGATTGTGGGAAGAGAGAATGTGCCGAAGGAGGGTGGAGTCCTGCTCTGCGCGAACCACATCAGCCTGCTTGATCCCATGACGATCGGCATTAAGCTGAAGCGACAAGTAAGATATATGGCCAAGGCGGAATTATTTAATGTTCCGGTGCTGGGCTGGCTCATTAAGCAATTGGGCGCTTTTCCTGTCAAACGTGGCGGCGTAAGCAAAGAATCCATTAAGACGTCCCTCAATACGCTTCGCAGCGGACATGTGATGGGCATCTTCCCGGAAGGAACGCGGAACTCCGATTCCGGTTCAGCCAAGAAGGGTGCGGCAAGCTTCGCGCTCCGCAGCGGCGCAGCCGTTGTACCGGCAGCTATTATCGGGTCCTACAAGCCGTTCCGCCGGATGACTGTTGTATATGGGGCACCCATTGATCTCAGCGCATTTGAAGGTGCGGGAAGTGATTCTCTGGAAGCTGTAACCGATGTTATTATGGGACGCATCCATGAAATGATCAGTACCGGTAAGCCCAGTTCGCGGTAA
- the cmk gene encoding (d)CMP kinase: MDRQDTHTNDRINVAIDGPAGAGKSTVARLVARELSYIYVDTGAMYRAITWYMLREGIAAENHELVDRKVQNMAIELLPEKDVQKVLINGEDMTPHIRSLQVSGQVSQYSKIEGVRSRLSHLQRQMALRKGVVMDGRDIGTTVLPDAEVKIFMTASVEERALRRYKELKDTETVTLQQLEHDIAARDRLDEGREISPLRRAEDAILLDTTDMDILQAVEAIVSHCRTYVDGERNHL; the protein is encoded by the coding sequence TTGGACAGGCAGGATACACATACTAACGACCGAATTAACGTCGCCATCGACGGACCTGCCGGGGCAGGCAAGAGCACTGTAGCCCGATTGGTAGCACGGGAGCTGTCTTACATTTATGTGGACACGGGTGCCATGTACCGGGCAATCACCTGGTATATGCTTCGTGAAGGCATAGCTGCAGAGAATCATGAGCTGGTGGACCGGAAGGTCCAGAATATGGCGATTGAGCTTCTGCCGGAGAAAGATGTGCAGAAAGTGCTGATTAATGGGGAAGACATGACCCCGCATATCCGCAGTCTTCAGGTCAGCGGCCAGGTGTCGCAGTATTCGAAGATTGAGGGTGTAAGATCCAGACTCAGTCACTTGCAGCGTCAGATGGCGCTCCGCAAGGGGGTTGTAATGGATGGCCGGGATATCGGTACAACCGTACTGCCGGATGCCGAAGTGAAGATTTTCATGACGGCAAGTGTGGAGGAGCGTGCTCTCCGTCGTTACAAGGAACTGAAGGATACGGAAACAGTGACTCTCCAGCAGCTTGAACATGATATTGCAGCGCGGGACCGGCTTGATGAAGGCCGGGAGATTTCACCGCTGCGCCGTGCCGAGGATGCTATACTTCTCGATACAACGGATATGGATATCCTTCAGGCCGTGGAAGCCATCGTCTCCCACTGCAGAACCTATGTTGACGGGGAGAGAAATCATCTATGA